The Deltaproteobacteria bacterium genome has a segment encoding these proteins:
- a CDS encoding dihydroorotase, with product MNRLIIKGGRLIDPAAGIDGLYNIYVMGGRVASVKKAESDTSEAGPGVEVIDATGLAVVPGFIDAHAHLREPGFEYKEDIRTGTLAASAGGYTAVMCMANTRPVNDNESVTRYILKKAEGASARVYPVGALSVGQKGERLTEMAELKAAGCAAVSDDGMPVVHSALMRRALEYSQISGMPVISHAEEPGLVGAGVMNEGPVATRLGLRGIPNAAEDVMVARDIHLAELTGGRLHIAHVSTRGAVEAIRAAKARGVKVTAEATPHHLALTDEVVADYDTNAKMNPPLRSREDVEALREGLRDGTIDCVATDHAPHSTIEKDIEFDKASNGIIGLETAFSVIYGLVEDGALSLVQALAAMSANPAKAFGVEGGRLTVGSPADMAILDLSAKWKVEPARLKSKSKNTPWAGKELKGVVVKTVLAGNVVYSREG from the coding sequence ATGAACAGGCTCATTATAAAAGGCGGAAGGCTCATAGACCCGGCGGCCGGGATAGACGGCCTCTACAATATCTATGTCATGGGCGGAAGGGTCGCTTCGGTAAAGAAAGCCGAATCCGACACCTCAGAGGCAGGTCCGGGTGTGGAGGTAATTGACGCTACCGGGCTTGCGGTAGTCCCCGGCTTCATCGATGCGCACGCGCACCTGCGCGAGCCCGGTTTCGAGTACAAGGAGGACATACGCACAGGGACGCTCGCCGCGTCGGCGGGCGGATATACGGCCGTGATGTGCATGGCGAATACCAGGCCCGTAAACGACAACGAATCGGTAACGAGATATATCTTGAAGAAGGCCGAGGGCGCGAGCGCAAGGGTCTACCCGGTCGGAGCCCTGAGCGTGGGGCAGAAGGGTGAGCGCCTTACGGAAATGGCGGAGCTTAAGGCCGCCGGTTGCGCTGCCGTATCGGACGACGGGATGCCGGTCGTCCATAGCGCCCTCATGAGGCGGGCCCTTGAATACTCGCAGATATCGGGGATGCCCGTCATAAGCCATGCCGAGGAGCCTGGGCTTGTCGGCGCGGGTGTCATGAACGAGGGGCCTGTTGCGACAAGGCTCGGCCTGAGGGGAATCCCGAACGCGGCAGAGGACGTGATGGTTGCAAGGGACATACACCTTGCAGAGCTTACCGGAGGGAGGCTCCATATAGCCCATGTGAGCACCAGGGGGGCTGTCGAAGCAATAAGGGCGGCAAAGGCAAGGGGCGTGAAGGTCACAGCGGAAGCTACCCCGCACCACCTGGCCCTTACGGATGAGGTAGTAGCAGACTACGACACCAACGCCAAGATGAACCCGCCGCTACGCTCCCGCGAGGACGTCGAGGCATTGAGGGAGGGCCTCCGGGACGGCACCATAGACTGCGTAGCCACCGATCACGCCCCGCATTCGACTATTGAGAAAGACATAGAATTCGACAAGGCCTCAAACGGGATAATCGGCCTTGAGACGGCCTTTTCAGTCATATACGGCCTGGTTGAGGACGGGGCCCTGAGCCTCGTACAGGCTTTGGCCGCCATGTCCGCGAACCCGGCTAAGGCCTTTGGAGTCGAAGGCGGAAGGCTCACTGTCGGGAGTCCGGCTGATATGGCCATACTGGACCTCAGCGCCAAATGGAAGGTCGAGCCGGCCAGGCTCAAATCAAAATCAAAGAACACGCCCTGGGCCGGGAAAGAGCTCAAGGGTGTGGTGGTAAAGACGGTCCTTGCCGGGAATGTCGTCTATAGCAGGGAAGGATAG
- the carA gene encoding glutamine-hydrolyzing carbamoyl-phosphate synthase small subunit produces MRKAYLALADGTVFEGSSFGAEGEATGEVVFNTSLTGYQEVLTDPSYKGQMVVMTYPQQGNYGINPEDVESVRPWAEGFIVKDPCLYPSSWRSSESLMGYLMRNRIVGISGIDTRALTRIIRDKGAMQGVISTKDGDLTRLVKKARELPSLAGQDLVKEVTCQKPYEWLGGLWELEKGGYPAVEKDEKKRFRVVAFDFGIKKNILRNLYSAGCAVTVVPASFPAEDALAMDPDGIFLSNGPGDPDAVTYAKETVSKLIGKKPVFGICLGHQILSLALGGSTYKLKFGHRGGNQPVKDLTTGKVEITSQNHGFAVDLDSLKGKAELTHINLNDKTCEGIALKDKPVFSVQYHPEASPGPHDSQYLFRRFVEMMERA; encoded by the coding sequence TTGAGAAAGGCTTATCTTGCGCTCGCCGACGGCACCGTTTTCGAGGGCTCGTCATTCGGCGCTGAGGGCGAGGCGACCGGCGAGGTCGTTTTCAATACCTCCCTTACAGGATACCAGGAGGTTTTGACCGACCCTTCCTACAAGGGGCAGATGGTCGTAATGACCTACCCCCAGCAGGGGAACTACGGCATAAACCCCGAGGACGTGGAGTCGGTCCGGCCCTGGGCAGAGGGCTTCATCGTAAAAGACCCCTGCCTCTATCCTTCGAGCTGGCGCTCCAGCGAAAGCCTCATGGGATACCTCATGAGGAACCGGATCGTCGGCATCTCGGGCATAGACACAAGGGCCCTTACCCGGATAATAAGGGACAAGGGCGCCATGCAGGGGGTCATCTCCACAAAGGACGGCGACCTCACCAGGCTTGTAAAGAAGGCGAGGGAGCTTCCGTCCCTTGCGGGGCAGGACCTCGTAAAGGAGGTCACCTGCCAGAAGCCGTATGAGTGGCTCGGCGGCCTTTGGGAGCTTGAAAAAGGCGGATACCCGGCAGTAGAAAAAGATGAAAAGAAGAGGTTCAGGGTAGTCGCCTTCGACTTTGGCATTAAGAAGAACATACTACGTAACCTTTATTCCGCCGGATGCGCCGTGACCGTCGTGCCCGCGTCCTTTCCCGCAGAGGACGCCTTGGCCATGGACCCGGACGGAATATTCCTCTCGAACGGCCCCGGCGACCCGGATGCAGTGACATACGCGAAAGAGACCGTCAGTAAGCTCATCGGCAAGAAGCCGGTCTTCGGCATCTGCCTCGGACACCAGATACTCTCCCTTGCCCTCGGCGGCAGCACCTATAAATTGAAGTTCGGCCACAGGGGAGGGAACCAGCCGGTCAAGGACCTTACCACCGGAAAGGTAGAGATAACATCCCAGAACCACGGCTTCGCGGTAGACCTCGATTCCTTGAAGGGCAAGGCCGAGCTTACGCACATAAACCTGAATGATAAAACATGCGAAGGGATTGCGCTTAAGGACAAACCCGTCTTCTCGGTCCAGTACCACCCGGAAGCTTCACCAGGTCCGCACGACTCGCAGTACCTCTTCAGGAGGTTCGTCGAGATGATGGAGCGCGCCTGA
- the carB gene encoding carbamoyl-phosphate synthase large subunit: protein MPRRTDIKKILIIGSGPIVIGQACEFDYSGTQACKALKEDGYEVVLVNSNPATIMTDPTLADRTYIEPITPEMVEKIIERERPDALLPTMGGQTALNVSVKLAESGVLDKYGVEMIGAKLPAIKKAEDRELFKQAMQKIGLEVPKSGTARDFQEALAIMEGMDFPAIIRPSFTLGGMGGGIAYNMEEYESMARFGLECSPVSEILVEESVIGWKEFELEVMRDCNDNVVIICSIENFDPMGVHTGDSITVAPAQTLTDKEYQELRDASLKIIREIGVDTGGSNIQFSVNPENGKIYVIEMNPRVSRSSALASKATGFPIAKMAAKLAVGYSLDEIPNDITKKTPASFEPTIDYVVVKIPRFAFEKFQKADQTLTTQMKSVGEAMAMGRTFKEALQKAMRSLETGNHGFDRVVRKTRPEPVFRPTEAELDSIKAMLKTPRAERLWYIGEALRAGLHVDDIHALTGIDRWFLNNIREILEIEEGVFWQGKQGSLSKEILRKAKEAGFSDRMLSSLSGMDEAGIRKALREAGVEPVFKTVDTCAAEFEAYTPYLYSSYERPFFNILSGTEEKLACEAAPTDRKKVMILGSGPNRIGQGIEFDYCCVHASFALREEGIESIMVNCNPETVSTDYDTSDRLYFEPLTFEDVMAIVEKEKPMGVIVQLGGQTPLKLSVPLEKAGVRILGTSSDSIDMAEDRERFDKLLDKLGLKRPASGIARSIDEAVSVAGAVGYPVMVRPSYVLGGRAMETVYDEMSLMDYMSRAVEASPEHPVLIDRFLQNAVEVDVDCISDGETVVVAGIMEHIEEAGVHSGDSACSIPPYSLGADLLDSIREQSVRLARELKVIGLMNVQYAVKDGEIYVLEVNPRASRTIPFVSKAIGVPLAKLATKLMAGKTLRELGFTSEVQPSYTSVKEAVFPFIKFPGVDILLGPEMKSTGEVMGISRDFGGAFAKAQIAAGNRLPLSGTVFISVRDADKPDIVGVARSLKESGFHIIATGGTARFLAAQGVEVEPVLKVTEGRPNIVDLIKSRKVDMVINTSFGAKSVADSYSIRRSSVELGLPHVTTVAGARAAAQGIKAMLKGGLEVKPIQEYHHELKPALKIATQIPGPA from the coding sequence TTGCCTAGAAGGACTGACATCAAAAAGATACTCATCATCGGCTCGGGCCCGATAGTAATCGGGCAGGCCTGCGAATTCGACTACTCAGGCACGCAGGCCTGCAAGGCCCTTAAGGAGGACGGCTACGAGGTGGTGCTCGTGAACTCCAACCCGGCCACCATCATGACAGACCCCACGCTCGCTGACAGGACCTACATAGAGCCCATCACCCCGGAGATGGTCGAAAAGATAATAGAGCGGGAGAGGCCGGACGCGCTCCTTCCGACCATGGGCGGCCAAACGGCATTGAACGTCTCGGTGAAGCTTGCCGAGAGCGGAGTCCTCGACAAGTACGGAGTCGAGATGATAGGGGCGAAGCTACCTGCCATCAAGAAGGCCGAGGACAGGGAGCTATTCAAGCAGGCCATGCAGAAGATAGGCCTTGAAGTGCCGAAGAGCGGGACGGCCAGGGATTTCCAGGAGGCGCTCGCCATAATGGAGGGCATGGACTTCCCGGCGATAATCCGGCCCTCTTTTACGCTCGGCGGCATGGGCGGCGGCATTGCCTATAACATGGAAGAGTACGAGAGCATGGCGAGGTTCGGGCTCGAGTGCAGCCCAGTCTCAGAGATACTCGTAGAGGAGTCGGTAATAGGCTGGAAGGAGTTCGAGCTCGAGGTGATGAGGGACTGTAACGACAACGTCGTCATCATCTGCTCGATAGAGAACTTCGACCCCATGGGCGTTCATACCGGCGACTCCATCACGGTCGCCCCGGCGCAGACCCTGACCGACAAGGAATACCAGGAATTGAGGGACGCGTCTTTAAAGATAATACGTGAGATAGGCGTCGACACCGGCGGGTCAAACATCCAGTTCTCGGTAAACCCGGAGAACGGAAAGATATACGTCATAGAGATGAACCCGAGGGTATCGAGGTCGTCGGCGCTTGCGAGCAAGGCAACGGGCTTCCCAATAGCAAAGATGGCCGCGAAGCTCGCGGTCGGCTACTCCCTCGACGAGATACCGAACGACATAACGAAGAAGACGCCTGCGTCCTTCGAGCCCACCATCGATTATGTCGTAGTCAAGATACCCCGGTTCGCCTTCGAGAAGTTCCAGAAGGCAGACCAGACGCTTACGACCCAGATGAAATCGGTCGGCGAGGCAATGGCAATGGGGAGGACCTTCAAGGAGGCGCTCCAGAAGGCGATGCGCTCCCTTGAGACCGGGAACCACGGCTTCGACAGGGTCGTCAGGAAGACACGGCCCGAGCCGGTCTTCAGGCCCACCGAAGCCGAGCTCGACTCCATAAAAGCCATGCTCAAGACCCCGAGGGCCGAGAGGCTATGGTACATAGGAGAGGCGCTTCGGGCCGGGCTGCACGTCGACGACATACACGCGCTAACCGGCATAGACAGGTGGTTCCTCAACAACATAAGGGAGATACTCGAGATCGAGGAAGGAGTTTTCTGGCAGGGCAAACAGGGCAGCCTGTCGAAGGAGATACTGAGGAAGGCGAAGGAAGCCGGGTTCTCCGACAGGATGCTTTCGTCCCTTTCCGGCATGGACGAGGCCGGGATACGGAAGGCGCTCAGGGAAGCGGGAGTCGAGCCGGTATTCAAGACCGTCGACACCTGCGCCGCCGAGTTCGAGGCATACACCCCCTATCTATACTCCTCCTACGAGCGGCCGTTCTTTAATATTTTATCGGGCACTGAGGAGAAGCTCGCCTGCGAAGCCGCCCCGACGGACAGGAAGAAGGTCATGATACTCGGGAGCGGGCCGAACAGGATAGGACAGGGCATAGAGTTCGACTACTGCTGCGTGCACGCGAGCTTCGCGCTACGCGAGGAGGGCATCGAGTCGATAATGGTCAACTGCAACCCCGAGACCGTCTCGACCGACTACGACACCTCTGACAGGCTCTACTTCGAGCCCTTGACATTCGAAGACGTCATGGCCATAGTCGAGAAGGAAAAGCCCATGGGCGTGATAGTCCAGCTCGGCGGGCAGACGCCCTTGAAGCTCTCCGTACCCCTTGAGAAGGCTGGCGTGAGGATCCTCGGCACCTCGTCGGATTCAATAGACATGGCCGAGGACAGGGAGCGATTCGACAAGCTCCTTGACAAGCTGGGCTTGAAGAGGCCCGCGAGCGGAATAGCCCGCTCCATAGACGAGGCTGTCTCTGTTGCTGGCGCGGTCGGCTACCCGGTGATGGTGAGGCCCTCTTACGTGTTGGGCGGCAGGGCCATGGAGACGGTCTACGACGAGATGAGCCTCATGGACTACATGTCGCGGGCCGTCGAGGCCTCCCCGGAGCACCCGGTATTGATAGACAGGTTCCTCCAGAACGCGGTCGAGGTGGACGTGGACTGCATAAGCGACGGAGAGACGGTCGTCGTCGCAGGCATAATGGAGCACATAGAGGAAGCGGGTGTGCATTCCGGCGACTCGGCCTGCTCCATCCCTCCGTATTCTCTCGGGGCAGACTTGCTGGATTCGATAAGGGAGCAGTCGGTCCGGCTCGCGAGGGAGCTTAAGGTCATCGGGCTCATGAACGTCCAGTACGCGGTGAAGGACGGGGAGATATATGTCCTGGAAGTAAACCCGAGGGCGTCGAGGACAATACCATTCGTCAGCAAGGCAATAGGCGTGCCGCTTGCGAAGCTCGCTACCAAGCTCATGGCCGGGAAGACGCTAAGGGAGCTCGGCTTTACCTCTGAGGTGCAGCCTTCCTATACTTCCGTAAAAGAGGCGGTCTTCCCATTCATAAAATTCCCGGGCGTTGACATACTCCTCGGCCCGGAGATGAAGTCAACGGGCGAGGTCATGGGCATCTCCCGCGACTTCGGCGGGGCGTTTGCAAAGGCCCAGATAGCGGCGGGGAACAGGCTGCCGCTATCCGGGACAGTCTTCATAAGCGTCCGCGACGCGGACAAGCCGGACATCGTCGGGGTGGCCCGGAGCCTGAAGGAATCGGGTTTCCACATAATCGCGACCGGGGGAACCGCCAGATTTCTCGCGGCACAAGGCGTTGAGGTCGAGCCGGTCCTGAAAGTCACGGAGGGCAGGCCCAATATAGTGGACCTCATAAAGAGCAGGAAGGTGGACATGGTCATAAACACCTCCTTCGGGGCAAAGAGCGTTGCCGATTCCTACTCCATAAGGAGGTCTTCTGTCGAGCTTGGGCTTCCGCACGTTACGACCGTCGCCGGCGCCAGGGCGGCCGCCCAGGGCATAAAGGCCATGCTCAAGGGAGGGCTTGAAGTGAAGCCGATTCAGGAGTATCATCATGAGCTTAAGCCTGCATTGAAGATAGCGACTCAAATCCCTGGTCCCGCCTGA
- a CDS encoding KUP/HAK/KT family potassium transporter, giving the protein MRSILKSLGIVYGDIGTSPIYTITVIFLLLEPTYDNVRGVLSLIVWTLITLVTIQYAWLATSLGKKGEGGTIVLREILVSYLKGGRKVAFISLLSFVGVSLLIGDGVITPAISILSAVEGSVLIPGFEDLSQTRIVIIAGLIAVLLFYFQKRGTEKVAWAFGPIMVIWFLSLAISGIAGLVNAPEVLLGVNPYYGIRFMTDNGLLAFFILSEVILCATGGEALYADMGHLGRAPIVKGWFLVFIMLVLNYMGQGAFLLTHPGTKNVLFEMVFNQAQVLYIPFLLLSIAATIIASQAMISAMFSIVYQGITTHVMPLFRISYTSAEMRSQIYIPFVNWFLLAAVLFVMYIFQESHKLAAAYGLAVTGTMLLTGFMMTWIFLIRKKYILVGISVLVTLIDLVYFLSNTFKIPLGGYWSIIIALLPFSLILIYTRGQKRLYKAMRPLNLEAFLIGYNQIYKALPKISGTALFFAKESKVIAPYIVHTIFKNNIIYEDNILVSLIRTEKPFGVEYQFKEDLAPGLRVFELRLGYMEVVDVESILKEAGINEKTIFYGLEEITTSNFIWMIFSVIKKLTPSFIVFYKLPANKLHGVITRVEM; this is encoded by the coding sequence ATGCGAAGCATACTCAAATCCCTCGGCATAGTATATGGCGACATAGGCACCAGCCCCATATACACGATTACCGTAATCTTTCTCCTCCTTGAGCCGACCTACGATAACGTAAGGGGCGTCCTTTCGCTCATCGTCTGGACCCTCATAACGCTCGTGACCATACAATACGCTTGGCTCGCCACAAGTCTCGGCAAAAAAGGCGAAGGCGGCACGATAGTCCTTCGGGAGATACTTGTCTCCTACCTTAAGGGCGGGCGAAAGGTCGCGTTTATAAGCCTCCTTTCCTTTGTAGGCGTTTCGCTCCTTATAGGCGATGGCGTAATCACCCCTGCAATATCAATACTCAGCGCAGTAGAGGGTTCGGTCCTTATACCGGGTTTTGAGGACCTGAGTCAGACCCGGATCGTCATAATAGCGGGACTTATCGCGGTTCTTCTGTTTTATTTCCAGAAAAGGGGAACTGAAAAAGTGGCCTGGGCCTTTGGCCCGATAATGGTCATATGGTTCTTGTCTTTGGCGATTTCAGGAATTGCCGGGCTGGTGAACGCGCCGGAGGTCTTGCTGGGGGTAAATCCGTATTACGGCATAAGGTTCATGACGGATAACGGCCTCCTCGCGTTTTTTATTCTCTCGGAGGTGATACTCTGTGCTACAGGCGGAGAGGCCCTTTACGCCGACATGGGGCACCTGGGCAGGGCCCCGATAGTGAAGGGATGGTTTCTGGTCTTTATCATGCTCGTACTCAACTACATGGGGCAGGGCGCGTTCCTCCTGACCCATCCCGGTACCAAGAATGTGCTCTTCGAGATGGTTTTCAACCAGGCGCAGGTATTGTATATCCCCTTCCTACTACTCAGCATAGCCGCCACTATCATCGCCTCACAGGCCATGATAAGCGCCATGTTCTCGATAGTGTACCAGGGCATCACGACCCATGTCATGCCGCTCTTCAGGATCTCGTACACATCCGCTGAAATGAGGAGCCAGATATACATACCTTTCGTCAACTGGTTCCTGCTTGCGGCGGTCCTCTTCGTAATGTACATATTCCAGGAATCGCACAAGCTGGCGGCGGCTTACGGCCTCGCTGTCACCGGGACGATGCTCCTCACGGGCTTCATGATGACATGGATATTCCTCATAAGGAAAAAATACATCCTGGTCGGGATTTCGGTGCTTGTTACCTTGATCGACCTCGTCTATTTCCTCTCCAACACCTTCAAAATACCTCTCGGAGGCTACTGGTCCATCATTATCGCACTCCTGCCGTTCAGCCTTATCCTCATCTACACGAGGGGACAGAAGAGGCTATACAAGGCCATGAGGCCGCTTAACCTGGAGGCTTTTCTCATAGGATATAACCAGATATACAAAGCGCTTCCCAAGATAAGCGGCACGGCCCTCTTCTTCGCAAAGGAATCAAAGGTCATAGCGCCATATATCGTGCACACGATATTCAAGAACAACATCATATACGAGGACAACATACTCGTCTCGCTCATAAGGACCGAGAAGCCCTTCGGCGTGGAATATCAGTTCAAGGAAGACCTCGCACCCGGCCTCCGGGTCTTCGAGCTCAGGCTCGGCTACATGGAGGTGGTGGACGTGGAGTCCATATTGAAGGAGGCCGGCATAAACGAGAAGACCATCTTCTACGGCCTCGAGGAGATAACCACCTCCAATTTCATCTGGATGATATTCTCGGTAATAAAGAAGCTCACCCCGTCCTTCATCGTGTTCTATAAGCTCCCTGCCAACAAGCTCCACGGCGTCATAACCCGCGTAGAGATGTAA
- the recG gene encoding ATP-dependent DNA helicase RecG gives MERRLAEILEAVLKPLRFASKDEFRHLGTLKSLEPLVASLIKEALSLKNPPYVLARLEELTCILAGFDSLGESSKREKVLAALELIGSISKEGPVQALPVSPPLPPIDPAEAERRLKALKTPISFVKGIGPKLAERLAKKGLTTVEDLLYFLPLRYEDRSRLKRIRELTPGLSESTTGEVLAIGEARYGRRRVLEMAVGDGSDILKVKWFNFGPHIKKRFKNGQKLIIFGQVSIFGGRKEMVHPDIELADKDDEAGAAASASDGIGRIVPVYSQVENFHQKTIRKIVLSVVDDYGGKAVAGVPFGISERHGLMDLGPAMREAHLPSGTGTAILAKKSLSFDELFLLETGLSLRRASIKRERGISLRPDGRLEKGLRKILPFTLTGAQERTLSEIRKDMAAPHPMNRLIQGDVGSGKTVVSLIASLMTAECGFQAAIMAPTEILAEQHYLFTKRFAEPLGLKPVLLTGSARKSERNRMLQSVSEGEAHLVIGTHALIQKDVKFRKLGLAVIDEQHRFGVVQRGILKKKGFGAGEGVSPDILIMTATPIPRTLSMTVFGDLDVSIIDELPPGRKPVYTKVLREKERQKAYEAIQRELASGGQAYIVYPLVEESKELSLRDATNMRAHLEKDIFRDRRVGLLHGRLKAEEKESVMRDFKERKIDILVSTTVIEVGVDVPNASVMIIEHAERFGLAQLHQLRGRVGRGERKSFCLLIAGWTNSEDTYKRLKVMEETNDGFKIAEEDLKIRGPGDFLGTRQAGLPDFRTDGALSDLKLLKTAREEAIDYLKRNPGLKGPEGEVIRRVLKARWQDRLELAEIG, from the coding sequence ATGGAGAGGAGGCTCGCTGAAATCCTCGAAGCGGTCCTTAAGCCCCTGAGGTTCGCATCAAAGGACGAGTTCAGGCACCTTGGGACGCTCAAGTCGCTTGAGCCGCTCGTTGCCTCTCTCATAAAGGAAGCCCTTTCCCTAAAGAACCCGCCCTATGTCCTCGCCCGGCTTGAAGAGCTCACGTGTATCCTCGCCGGCTTCGATTCGCTCGGCGAATCCTCGAAGAGGGAAAAAGTACTCGCCGCCCTCGAACTGATTGGCTCGATAAGCAAGGAAGGGCCGGTGCAAGCTTTACCCGTATCTCCTCCGTTACCTCCGATAGATCCTGCCGAGGCCGAAAGAAGGCTTAAGGCGCTTAAGACCCCGATCTCTTTCGTGAAGGGCATAGGGCCGAAGCTCGCGGAGAGGCTCGCGAAGAAAGGACTTACGACCGTCGAGGACCTGCTCTATTTTCTTCCGTTGAGATACGAAGACAGGAGCCGCCTTAAGCGCATACGCGAGCTTACGCCGGGCCTGAGCGAAAGCACCACAGGAGAGGTGCTCGCCATAGGAGAGGCGCGCTACGGGAGAAGGCGCGTCCTCGAGATGGCCGTGGGGGACGGTAGCGACATACTGAAAGTCAAATGGTTCAATTTCGGCCCCCATATTAAAAAAAGGTTCAAGAACGGGCAGAAGCTCATCATCTTCGGGCAGGTCTCGATTTTCGGGGGCAGGAAGGAGATGGTGCACCCGGATATAGAGCTTGCCGATAAAGATGACGAGGCCGGGGCCGCGGCCTCGGCCTCGGATGGTATCGGCAGAATAGTACCAGTATACTCGCAGGTGGAAAACTTCCACCAGAAGACAATAAGGAAGATCGTCCTGTCGGTTGTGGATGACTACGGCGGAAAGGCCGTGGCCGGGGTGCCTTTCGGGATCTCGGAGAGGCACGGGCTAATGGACCTCGGGCCGGCCATGAGGGAGGCCCATTTGCCGTCAGGGACCGGCACTGCTATCCTGGCGAAAAAGAGCCTGTCGTTTGACGAGCTATTTCTGCTTGAGACCGGCCTTTCTCTCCGGAGGGCAAGCATCAAAAGGGAACGGGGCATATCGTTAAGGCCTGATGGCAGGCTTGAGAAGGGACTACGGAAGATACTCCCGTTCACGCTTACCGGCGCGCAGGAGAGGACGCTTTCGGAGATACGGAAGGACATGGCCGCTCCCCATCCCATGAACAGGCTCATCCAGGGCGACGTGGGCTCCGGGAAAACTGTCGTGAGCCTCATTGCCTCGCTCATGACCGCCGAGTGCGGGTTCCAGGCCGCGATAATGGCCCCGACCGAAATACTCGCGGAGCAGCATTATCTCTTTACGAAGAGGTTCGCGGAGCCGCTGGGCCTTAAGCCAGTCCTCCTTACCGGGAGCGCAAGAAAATCCGAAAGGAACAGGATGCTTCAGTCCGTGAGTGAGGGGGAGGCTCATCTGGTCATAGGCACTCATGCACTCATACAGAAGGACGTCAAGTTCAGGAAGCTCGGGTTGGCGGTCATAGACGAGCAGCACAGGTTCGGGGTCGTGCAAAGGGGGATTTTGAAGAAGAAAGGCTTCGGCGCAGGCGAAGGCGTCTCGCCCGATATCCTCATAATGACCGCCACACCAATCCCGAGGACCCTCTCCATGACGGTATTCGGGGACCTCGACGTATCGATAATTGACGAACTGCCGCCAGGGAGGAAGCCGGTCTATACGAAGGTGCTCAGGGAAAAGGAAAGGCAGAAAGCCTATGAAGCAATTCAGAGAGAGCTTGCTTCAGGAGGACAGGCGTATATCGTATACCCGCTCGTCGAGGAATCGAAGGAGCTGAGCCTCAGGGACGCGACCAACATGAGGGCGCATCTCGAAAAGGACATCTTCAGGGACCGTCGGGTTGGCCTCCTTCACGGCAGGCTCAAGGCCGAGGAGAAGGAATCGGTGATGCGGGACTTTAAGGAAAGGAAAATCGACATCCTCGTCTCGACTACCGTAATAGAGGTGGGGGTGGACGTGCCCAACGCCTCAGTCATGATCATAGAGCACGCCGAGAGGTTCGGCCTTGCCCAGCTCCATCAGCTCCGGGGAAGGGTGGGAAGGGGAGAGAGAAAGTCCTTCTGCCTTCTCATTGCAGGCTGGACTAACTCGGAGGACACCTATAAACGCCTCAAGGTCATGGAGGAGACGAACGACGGGTTCAAGATAGCGGAAGAGGACCTTAAGATCAGGGGGCCCGGGGACTTCCTCGGGACGCGGCAGGCGGGGCTGCCGGATTTCAGGACGGACGGCGCGCTTTCAGACCTTAAGCTCCTAAAGACGGCGAGGGAGGAGGCGATCGACTATTTGAAGAGGAACCCCGGCCTAAAGGGTCCCGAAGGAGAAGTGATAAGAAGGGTGCTCAAGGCCAGATGGCAGGACAGGCTCGAGCTCGCGGAGATAGGATAA